The Chelonoidis abingdonii isolate Lonesome George chromosome 9, CheloAbing_2.0, whole genome shotgun sequence genome has a segment encoding these proteins:
- the GLYR1 gene encoding cytokine-like nuclear factor N-PAC isoform X4: protein MAAVSLRLGDLVWGKLGRYPPWPGKIVNPPKDLKKPRGKKCFFVKFFGTEDHAWIKVEQLKPYHAHKEEMIKVNKGKRFQQAVDAVEEFLKKAKGKDQASSHNSSEEKNRRNSSEERGKQSAGEEKRKAGLSEGKLKKTTGEGKKRASSVSSERGSKSPLKRALDQSPRKRGRPPKDEKDLTIPESSTVKSVMTGTVAGFKWPPGVSEPAVCYQAITKKLKVCEEETGSTSIQAADSTAINGSITPTDKKIGFLGLGLMGSGIVSNLLKMGHTVTVWNRTAEKEGARLGRTPAEVVSTCDITFACVSDPKAAKDLVLGPSGVLQGIRPGKCYVDMSTVDADTVTELAQVIVSRGGRFLEAPVSGNQQLSNDGMLVILAAGDRGLYEDCSSCFQAMGKTSFFLGEVGNAAKMMLIVNMVQGSFMATIAEGLTLAQVTGQSQQTLLDILNQGQLASIFLDQKCQNILQGNFKPDFYLKYIQKDLRLAIALGDSVNHPTPMAAAANEVYKRAKALDQSDNDMSAVYRAYIH from the exons TGCTTGGATCAAAGTGGAACAGCTGAAGCCTTATCACGCCCACAAAGAGGAAATGATCAAGGTTAACAAGGGTAAGCGCTTCCAGCAGGCTGTGGATGCTGTGGAGGAGTTCCTTAAGAAAGCCAAAGGCAAAGACCAG GCGTCTTCTCATAACTCCAGTGAAGAGAAGAACCGGCGTAATTCCAGTGAGGAGAGAGGCAAGCAGTCTGCTGGTGAAGAGAAACGCAAAGCTGGTTTGTCTGAAGGGAAGTTGAAGAAGACCACAGGGGAAGGAAAGAAGCGAGCATCTTCTGTCTCATCAGAGCGAGGCTCAAAATCGCCCCTGAAAAGAGCACTAGATCAGAGCCCCCGAAAGCGGGGACGGCCCCCCAAAGATGAGAAG GACCTCACGATCCCTGAGTCCAGTACAGTGAAGAGTGTGATGACTGGAACAGTGGCAGGATTTAAGTGGCCTCCAGGTGTAAGTGAG CCAGCTGTCTGCTATCAGGCAATCACTAAGAAGCTGAAGGTGTGTGAAGAG GAAACAGGATCCACCTCCATCCAGGCAGCAGACAGCACAGCAATTAATGGCAGCATCACTCCTACTGACAAAAA GATAGGATTTCTGGGTCTTGGCCTGATGGGAAGTGGCATTGTTTCCAACTTACTAAAAATGGGGCACACGGTCACTGTATGGAACCGGACTGCTGAGAAG GAGGGGGCACGGCTGGGAAGAACCCCCGCTGAGGTGGTCTCGACCTGTGACATCACCTTCGCCTGTGTATCAGATCCAAAGGCAGCAAAGGAT CTGGTACTTGGTCCAAGTGGGGTATTGCAGGGAATACGCCCAGGGAAGTGCTATGTGGATATGTCGACAGTGGATGCAGATACTGTCACAGAACTGGCCCAG GTGATAGTATCCAGGGGTGGTCGCTTCTTGGAAGCACCAGTCTCAGGAAATCAACAGCTGTCTAATGATGGGATGCTGGTGATCTTAGCAGCTGGAGATAGAGGTTTATATGAGGACTGCAGTAGCTGTTTCCAAGCAATGGGGAAGACCTCTTTTTTCCTAG GTGAAGTAGGCAATGCTGCCAAGATGATGCTGATTGTGAACATGGTCCAAGGTAGCTTCATGGCTACGATAGCAGAAGGACTGACCCTGGCTCAAGTGACTGGTCAGTCTCAGCAAACTCTTCTGGATATCCTCAATCAGGGACAACTTGCCAGCATCTTCCTGGATCAGAAGTGCCAAA ATATCCTACAAGGAAACTTTAAACCTGACTTCTACCTGAAATACATCCAGAAGGATCTTAGATTAGCCATTGCACTAGGTGATTCCGTCAACCACCCTACTCCCATGGCAGCTGCAGCCAATGAG GTATACAAACGAGCAAAAGCATTGGACCAATCAGACAACGATATGTCTGCTGTGTACAGGGCCTACATCCACTAG